Proteins found in one Bdellovibrionales bacterium genomic segment:
- a CDS encoding pentapeptide repeat-containing protein, with the protein MLNPEPSQLSVDIPLELPGLSSHHQHYINSNLKGSSLKAARIDRSYYKKVNFSKSDFRSARIQDTVFEDVDFSESQFLNAVFIHTTFKRVSLPAEFFTHVQLISCRFIETSINEEAQKKLKAQGNEVFP; encoded by the coding sequence ATGCTCAACCCGGAACCCTCCCAACTTTCCGTAGATATTCCTTTGGAACTCCCAGGCCTCTCATCTCATCACCAGCATTATATCAATTCCAATCTCAAAGGCTCGAGCCTTAAAGCCGCTCGGATAGATCGCTCCTACTATAAAAAAGTGAATTTTTCTAAATCTGATTTTCGATCCGCGCGGATCCAAGACACCGTTTTTGAAGACGTCGACTTCAGCGAAAGCCAGTTTCTCAATGCCGTTTTTATCCACACCACGTTTAAGCGAGTTTCGCTCCCCGCCGAATTCTTCACCCATGTCCAGCTGATCTCCTGCCGATTTATCGAAACCTCCATCAATGAAGAGGCTCAAAAGAAGCTCAAAGCCCAAGGAAATGAGGTATTTCCGTGA